In Streptomyces sp. SID8374, one genomic interval encodes:
- a CDS encoding EAL domain-containing protein, translated as MSGTSEGPRAPAGTSPEAVGTPVTERHTAGPAGERTAGPAGAAEAAEAAGERTAHRAAAPYGEAALRRAADDAATELRDHRAAFNAATLPMAVVDGRGHVVRANDALGGLLGTTSRALDGRQACELVDLASDDRTWHAYREVLQGRRSRFRCTRRLKHPDGRTLWAEVTVVPMTGTSAAEPARVLLTVADISDRRELQDRLRHLQMHDPVTRLPNRTLFFERLSVALEIPPYQDDSMLPRHGRIGLCYLDLDGFKAINDTLGHRIGDRLLAAVAGRLTDCAENDASSNPGGSRLVARLGGDEFAILVEDSGGTEALTELARSVLTALQHPFDLAGHRLSVSASIGVVERPVAGTSPTGLMQAADTTLYWAKADGRARWTLFDPERNAHRMTRQALSSTLRPAVERGEFTLEYQPLVGMADGVVRGVEALVRWNHPQFGVLSPNRFVGIAEEDGSIVQLGRWILRTACRQARRWQLDHPDEPALFISVNVAVRQVWDSDLVADVAQILNETGLAPGLLQLELTESAVMGSGGRPLRALQALSDMGVRIAIDDFGTGYSNLAYLSRLPVSVLKLDGAFVKGFRYEDGTHPSPADETIVEAMVQLAHRLGLTVTAECVETAGQAERLRRIGCDTGQGWLYSRAVAPELIAALITARPTPG; from the coding sequence GTGAGCGGAACCTCCGAAGGGCCCAGGGCCCCGGCCGGCACATCCCCGGAAGCCGTGGGCACGCCGGTCACGGAGCGTCATACGGCAGGCCCCGCCGGAGAACGGACGGCCGGACCCGCCGGAGCCGCCGAAGCCGCCGAAGCCGCCGGAGAACGTACGGCACACCGGGCGGCAGCACCGTACGGGGAAGCCGCTCTCCGGAGGGCGGCGGATGACGCCGCCACCGAGCTGCGCGACCACCGCGCCGCCTTCAACGCCGCGACCCTCCCCATGGCCGTCGTGGACGGCAGGGGACACGTCGTCCGGGCCAACGACGCCCTCGGCGGGCTCCTGGGCACGACGTCCCGGGCGCTGGACGGACGGCAGGCGTGCGAGCTGGTCGACCTGGCCTCCGACGACCGCACCTGGCACGCCTACCGCGAGGTGCTCCAGGGCCGCCGCTCCCGGTTCCGCTGCACCCGCCGCCTCAAACACCCCGACGGGCGCACCCTTTGGGCCGAGGTCACCGTCGTACCGATGACGGGCACATCGGCGGCCGAGCCCGCGCGGGTCCTGCTGACGGTGGCGGACATCAGCGACCGGCGCGAGCTCCAGGACCGGCTGCGCCACCTCCAGATGCACGACCCGGTGACCCGGCTGCCCAACCGGACGCTGTTCTTCGAGCGGCTCTCGGTGGCCCTGGAGATCCCGCCCTACCAGGACGACTCGATGCTCCCCCGGCACGGCCGGATCGGGCTCTGCTATCTGGACCTGGACGGCTTCAAGGCCATCAACGACACCCTCGGCCACCGGATCGGCGACCGGCTGCTGGCCGCCGTCGCCGGGCGGCTCACCGACTGCGCCGAGAACGACGCGAGCAGCAACCCGGGCGGCAGCAGGCTGGTGGCGCGGCTGGGCGGCGACGAGTTCGCGATCCTGGTGGAGGACTCCGGCGGTACGGAGGCGCTGACCGAGCTGGCCCGCTCGGTCCTGACCGCCCTCCAGCACCCCTTCGACCTGGCCGGGCACCGGCTCTCGGTCTCCGCCTCGATCGGGGTGGTGGAGCGCCCGGTCGCGGGCACCTCGCCCACCGGTCTGATGCAGGCCGCCGACACCACGCTGTACTGGGCGAAGGCCGACGGCCGGGCCCGCTGGACGCTCTTCGACCCCGAGCGCAACGCCCACCGCATGACCCGCCAGGCGCTCTCCTCCACGCTCCGGCCCGCCGTGGAGCGCGGCGAGTTCACCCTCGAATACCAGCCACTGGTCGGCATGGCGGACGGCGTGGTGCGCGGGGTGGAGGCGCTGGTGCGCTGGAACCACCCGCAGTTCGGCGTGCTCTCGCCGAATCGGTTCGTCGGGATCGCCGAGGAGGACGGCTCCATCGTCCAGCTCGGCCGGTGGATCCTGCGCACCGCGTGCCGCCAGGCGCGGCGCTGGCAGCTGGACCACCCGGACGAGCCCGCGCTCTTCATCAGCGTCAATGTCGCCGTACGCCAGGTCTGGGACTCCGACCTGGTGGCCGACGTGGCGCAGATCCTCAACGAGACGGGCCTGGCCCCGGGGCTGCTCCAGCTGGAGCTGACCGAGTCGGCGGTGATGGGATCCGGGGGCCGCCCGCTGCGAGCCCTTCAGGCGCTGAGCGACATGGGCGTACGGATCGCCATCGACGACTTCGGGACGGGGTACTCGAACCTCGCCTACCTCAGCCGGCTGCCCGTCTCCGTACTGAAGCTGGACGGGGCGTTCGTGAAGGGCTTCCGGTACGAGGACGGTACGCACCCCAGCCCCGCCGACGAGACGATCGTGGAGGCGATGGTGCAGCTGGCGCACCGCCTGGGCCTGACCGTCACCGCGGAGTGCGTGGAGACGGCCGGGCAGGCGGAGCGGCTGCGCCGGATCGGCTGCGACACGGGGCAGGGGTGGCTGTACTCGCGGGCCGTGGCGCCGGAGCTGATCGCGGCGCTGATCACGGCCCGGCCGACCCCGGGTTAG
- a CDS encoding phosphatase PAP2 family protein — MPHATALPATGHRPRWWTELPLIAVVYGLYSMGRLLVRGDVSTAVDNGLAILRFEQAFHLNAEHPLNRLFTSTPSLGIPADFAYASLHYLVTPAVLVWMFRRRSAAYRAARVWLMNSTLLGLVGFTLMPTCPPRLLDASHGFVDTMAQYSAYGWWGTGASAPRGLSGMTNQYAAMPSLHVGWSLWCGVLLWRHARHPLLRAAGIAYPLITTIVVMGTANHYFLDAVAGAAVMGLGALLTRPVMRLADRVKGRLGAAFATVRTASEPVKSPIVSGGCKTSAGERIPGQRTSSADSPDAAADGAADPVGAVQRAGTPGTAGAPSGGSASGGAAGDDAPAAAR, encoded by the coding sequence ATGCCGCACGCCACCGCCCTGCCCGCGACCGGTCATCGACCCCGCTGGTGGACGGAGCTCCCACTGATCGCGGTGGTGTACGGGCTGTACTCGATGGGCCGCCTCCTGGTGCGCGGCGATGTGTCGACGGCGGTCGACAACGGTCTGGCGATCCTCCGGTTCGAGCAGGCGTTCCACCTCAACGCCGAGCACCCGCTCAACCGCCTCTTCACCAGCACCCCTTCCCTGGGCATACCCGCCGACTTCGCCTACGCATCCCTGCACTACCTGGTCACCCCGGCGGTCCTGGTCTGGATGTTCCGGCGCAGGTCGGCGGCGTACCGGGCGGCCCGGGTCTGGCTGATGAACTCGACCCTGCTGGGTCTGGTCGGCTTCACGCTGATGCCGACCTGCCCGCCCAGGCTGCTGGACGCGAGCCACGGCTTCGTCGACACGATGGCGCAGTACAGCGCGTACGGCTGGTGGGGCACCGGCGCGAGCGCCCCGCGCGGGCTGAGCGGGATGACCAACCAGTACGCGGCCATGCCGAGCCTGCACGTCGGCTGGTCCCTGTGGTGCGGCGTCCTGCTGTGGCGCCACGCCCGCCACCCCCTGCTGCGGGCCGCCGGTATCGCCTATCCCCTGATCACCACGATCGTGGTCATGGGCACCGCGAACCACTATTTCCTGGACGCGGTCGCGGGCGCGGCCGTGATGGGGCTCGGAGCCCTGCTGACCAGGCCGGTCATGCGGCTGGCCGACCGGGTGAAGGGGCGGCTGGGGGCCGCCTTCGCCACCGTGCGTACCGCCTCCGAGCCGGTGAAGTCCCCGATTGTCAGTGGCGGATGCAAGACTTCCGCGGGTGAGCGAATCCCCGGCCAGCGGACCTCCTCCGCAGATTCCCCCGACGCGGCAGCCGACGGCGCGGCAGACCCCGTCGGCGCCGTACAGCGCGCAGGCACCCCAGGCACCGCAGGCGCCCCGAGCGGCGGAAGCGCCTCGGGCGGCGCGGCCGGCGACGACGCTCCGGCAGCGGCTCGCTGA
- a CDS encoding bifunctional DNA primase/polymerase, translated as MSAWLKDETTLQAGGAAPHAVDIFALLRDQTGTQAAQVTAAGAAWLAGASAYPRSTLAQWEERPASPGVLPCGSQFDVVNVPALFGRRMVERLWAEGPGTGPVAVHRGRMLLFASPGTAQRLPSLLAWEEWGSGGGGTSRTQRGEVPPLLCHGTGDAVTVPPLTCPSGGSGPRWLVAPDTRNPWLPGPDVLLWACVRVGRSAVSEGAGHSIFPRADQGANVYDVSRRR; from the coding sequence ATGAGCGCTTGGCTGAAAGACGAAACGACCCTTCAGGCCGGCGGAGCCGCGCCCCACGCCGTCGACATCTTCGCCCTGCTGCGGGACCAGACCGGAACGCAGGCCGCGCAGGTGACCGCCGCCGGTGCCGCCTGGCTGGCGGGGGCCTCCGCCTACCCGCGCTCCACGCTCGCGCAGTGGGAGGAGCGCCCGGCCTCGCCCGGGGTACTGCCCTGCGGCTCGCAGTTCGACGTCGTCAATGTGCCCGCGCTGTTCGGACGGCGGATGGTGGAGCGCCTGTGGGCCGAGGGCCCGGGCACCGGTCCGGTCGCCGTGCACCGGGGCCGGATGCTGCTCTTCGCCTCCCCCGGAACGGCCCAGCGGCTGCCCTCGCTGCTGGCCTGGGAGGAGTGGGGATCCGGCGGCGGCGGGACCTCCCGCACGCAGCGCGGCGAGGTGCCTCCGCTGCTCTGTCACGGCACCGGCGACGCCGTCACCGTACCGCCCCTGACCTGCCCGTCCGGTGGTTCCGGGCCGCGCTGGCTGGTGGCGCCCGACACCCGCAATCCGTGGCTGCCGGGGCCCGATGTGCTGCTCTGGGCCTGTGTCCGGGTGGGCCGGTCGGCGGTGTCCGAGGGGGCCGGACATTCGATTTTTCCTCGGGCGGATCAGGGTGCTAATGTCTACGACGTCAGCAGGCGCCGTTAG
- a CDS encoding AAA domain-containing protein: MTTLFDPGAEAARATRAILDDTLRGSARGIVVDSPPGAGKSTLVVRAALELAAAGHPLMVVAQTNAQVDDLVVRLAEKDPELPVGRLHSSDSDPYDKVLDGLDNVRKSAKAADLAGLDVVISTAAKWAHVKNVEPWGHAIVDEAYQMRSDALLAVAGLFERALFVGDPGQLDPFSIVGADQWAGLSYDPSASAVSTLLAHNPELPQHRLPVSWRLPASAAPLVSAAFYPYTPFRSGTDHGDRKLSFGVASDGSGPDRVLDEAAEAGWGLLELPARHTPRTDPEAVRAVALVVRRLLDRGGVATSERSEQPVPVTADRVAVGTAHRDQAAAVRAALAELGVTGVAVDTANRLQGREFDVTVVLHPLSGRPDATAFHLETGRLCVLASRHRHACIVVCREGVADLLDEHPSTEPVQLGVTVKFPDGWEANHAVLAHLAEHRVRWRPQAT, encoded by the coding sequence GTGACGACCCTCTTCGACCCCGGTGCCGAGGCGGCGCGGGCGACCCGGGCCATCCTCGACGACACCCTGCGCGGCAGCGCCCGGGGCATCGTCGTGGACTCCCCGCCCGGCGCCGGGAAGTCGACCCTGGTGGTCCGGGCGGCCCTGGAGCTGGCCGCCGCCGGGCATCCGCTGATGGTGGTCGCGCAGACCAACGCCCAGGTCGACGACCTGGTGGTGCGGCTGGCGGAGAAGGACCCGGAGCTGCCGGTGGGGCGGCTGCACAGCAGCGACTCCGACCCGTACGACAAGGTGCTGGACGGCCTCGACAACGTACGGAAGTCGGCGAAGGCGGCGGATCTGGCCGGGCTGGACGTGGTGATCTCGACGGCCGCCAAGTGGGCGCATGTGAAGAACGTGGAGCCGTGGGGGCACGCGATCGTCGACGAGGCGTACCAGATGCGCTCGGACGCGCTGCTGGCCGTGGCCGGGCTGTTCGAGCGGGCGCTGTTCGTCGGGGACCCGGGGCAGCTGGATCCGTTCTCGATCGTGGGCGCGGACCAGTGGGCGGGGCTGAGCTACGACCCGTCGGCGAGCGCGGTCTCCACGCTGCTGGCACACAATCCGGAGCTGCCGCAGCACCGGCTGCCGGTCTCCTGGCGGCTCCCGGCGTCGGCGGCGCCGCTGGTGTCGGCCGCGTTCTACCCGTACACACCGTTCCGCAGCGGTACGGACCACGGGGACCGGAAGCTCTCGTTCGGGGTGGCCTCGGACGGCTCGGGGCCTGACCGGGTGCTGGACGAGGCGGCCGAGGCCGGGTGGGGGCTGCTGGAGCTGCCGGCCCGGCACACCCCGCGTACGGACCCCGAGGCGGTACGGGCGGTGGCGCTGGTGGTCCGGCGGCTGCTGGACCGGGGCGGTGTCGCCACCAGCGAGCGGTCCGAGCAGCCGGTTCCGGTGACGGCGGACCGGGTGGCGGTCGGCACGGCCCACCGCGACCAGGCGGCGGCGGTGCGGGCCGCCCTCGCCGAGCTGGGCGTCACGGGGGTGGCGGTGGACACGGCGAACCGGCTCCAGGGCCGCGAGTTCGACGTCACGGTGGTCCTGCACCCGCTGTCGGGCCGCCCCGACGCGACCGCCTTCCACCTGGAGACGGGCCGCCTGTGCGTCCTGGCCTCCCGCCACCGGCACGCCTGCATCGTGGTGTGCCGGGAGGGGGTGGCGGACCTGCTGGACGAGCACCCGTCCACGGAGCCGGTCCAGCTGGGCGTCACGGTGAAGTTCCCCGACGGCTGGGAGGCCAACCACGCGGTGCTGGCCCACCTCGCCGAGCACCGGGTGCGGTGGCGGCCCCAGGCGACGTAA
- a CDS encoding M6 family metalloprotease domain-containing protein codes for MQREPGPGGAERLTLRSLAAALTSLLALAATSLAAGPAAAAVHDATPCALPRTSAHHSLGLDSWNGAYPRPDRRLDAVMIFLSFPDSKPRISPDVLTADHFPSTTRFFERASYGRFTLRPHPQRAWTQMPRASTWYGIERDWDAKRRTAYLRDAIAAADRDVDFSAYDIVYLVADPDAPGVDSDATKVVNFDRPLRADGTDIRRVVTVFEQHPPDRNVLAHETGHVFDLADLYHRPTDGKGDWDTYVGDWDVMGSQFGLAPDLFGWHKWKLGWLDGPQVVCVQGTADLTLEPVAAAPVPGGSIGTRLAVVRTGEDSVLAIEARGATGNDRGTCTEGILIYRVRSGTASGGGPVEVVDTHPETGSCWDRSVYPPLADAPLTEGETYTVPGERTRVEVADRTPSGSWTVRITTGV; via the coding sequence GTGCAGCGTGAGCCCGGACCCGGGGGAGCGGAGCGGCTGACGCTGCGCAGTCTTGCGGCCGCCCTGACGTCCCTCCTCGCGCTCGCCGCCACCTCGCTCGCCGCCGGCCCCGCCGCGGCCGCCGTGCACGACGCGACCCCGTGCGCGCTCCCCAGGACATCGGCCCACCACTCACTGGGCCTGGACAGCTGGAACGGGGCCTACCCCCGGCCCGACCGGCGCCTCGACGCGGTCATGATCTTCCTGTCGTTCCCGGACTCGAAGCCCAGGATCAGCCCCGACGTGCTGACCGCCGACCACTTCCCCTCGACCACCCGCTTCTTCGAGCGGGCCAGCTACGGCCGGTTCACCCTGCGCCCGCACCCGCAGCGGGCCTGGACCCAGATGCCGCGCGCCTCCACCTGGTACGGCATAGAGCGCGACTGGGACGCCAAGAGGCGCACCGCCTACCTGCGCGACGCGATCGCCGCCGCCGACCGGGACGTCGACTTCTCGGCGTACGACATCGTCTATCTGGTCGCCGACCCGGACGCCCCGGGCGTCGACTCCGACGCCACGAAGGTCGTCAACTTCGATCGGCCGCTGCGCGCGGACGGTACGGACATCCGGCGCGTGGTCACCGTCTTCGAGCAGCACCCGCCCGACCGCAACGTCCTCGCCCACGAGACCGGGCACGTCTTCGACCTGGCCGATCTCTACCACCGGCCCACCGACGGCAAGGGCGACTGGGACACCTACGTCGGCGACTGGGACGTCATGGGCAGCCAGTTCGGCCTGGCGCCCGACCTCTTCGGCTGGCACAAGTGGAAGCTCGGCTGGCTGGACGGGCCGCAGGTCGTCTGCGTCCAGGGCACGGCCGACCTCACCCTGGAACCGGTCGCCGCCGCCCCCGTGCCCGGCGGGTCGATCGGGACCCGGCTCGCCGTCGTACGGACCGGGGAGGACAGCGTGCTGGCGATCGAGGCGCGCGGCGCCACCGGCAACGACCGGGGGACCTGCACCGAGGGCATCCTGATCTACCGGGTCCGCAGCGGTACGGCCTCCGGCGGCGGCCCGGTCGAGGTGGTGGACACCCACCCGGAGACCGGTTCGTGCTGGGACCGCTCGGTCTACCCGCCGCTCGCCGACGCCCCGCTCACGGAGGGCGAGACCTACACCGTGCCGGGCGAGCGCACCCGCGTGGAGGTCGCCGACCGTACGCCGTCCGGCTCCTGGACGGTCAGGATCACCACCGGCGTCTGA